The following proteins are encoded in a genomic region of Stutzerimonas stutzeri:
- the secD gene encoding protein translocase subunit SecD has product MLNRFPLWKYLLIVVVLGIACIYSAPNLYPDDPAVQITGATTSLNVTEADLDRASKALADAGIEVKATSLDEQGRGGLLRLVDQDDQLPAKDVVRRALGDAYVVALNLAPTTPEWLRSLAASPMKLGLDLSGGVHFLLEVDMDKAVETRLNVYEGEVKSLLRKERVRYRSLPQADSAIQLGFADEATLSAAQALIRKNFNDFDLTTSERNGQQVLRLAITEAKLAEIREYSIKQNLTTVRNRVNELGVSEPLVQRQGANRIVVELPGVQDTAEAKRILGKTANLEFRLAAEADAPRATTETFEFREQGRPPVQLERNLIITGDQVTDAQASFDENGRPQVNIRLDGHGGDLMNRATRSNVGRSMAVIFIEQRPTTRYVKQMVDGVEQEVRVETFQEEKKIISLATIQSALGSQFRITGLDGQGESSELALLLRAGGLAAPMYFAEERTIGPSLGAENIDLGINAALWGFLFVAVFMVLIYKFFGLLATIALLFNMVVLTALMSMLGATLTLPGIAGIVLTMGMAVDANVLIFSRIREEIANGMAIQRAIHEGFDRAFSAIVDGNLTTLLVGGILFAMGTGPIKGFAVTLSLGIITSMFTAIIVTRAMVNLIYGGRDLKKLWI; this is encoded by the coding sequence ATGCTCAATAGATTCCCCCTCTGGAAATACCTGCTGATAGTGGTGGTGCTTGGCATTGCCTGCATTTATTCGGCGCCCAATCTTTATCCCGATGACCCAGCGGTGCAGATCACCGGGGCGACGACGTCGCTCAACGTCACCGAGGCCGACCTTGATCGTGCCAGCAAGGCGCTTGCCGATGCGGGTATCGAAGTCAAGGCGACGAGCCTGGACGAGCAAGGTCGGGGTGGGCTCTTGCGCCTGGTCGATCAGGATGATCAGCTGCCGGCAAAGGACGTGGTGCGTCGGGCTTTGGGTGACGCCTACGTGGTTGCGCTCAATCTGGCCCCGACCACGCCGGAATGGCTGCGTAGCCTGGCGGCAAGCCCGATGAAGCTTGGTCTGGACTTGTCGGGCGGTGTGCACTTCCTGCTGGAAGTCGACATGGACAAGGCCGTCGAGACCCGCCTCAATGTATACGAGGGTGAGGTGAAATCGCTGCTGCGCAAAGAGCGCGTCCGTTATCGCAGCTTGCCCCAGGCCGACAGCGCCATTCAGCTCGGTTTCGCTGACGAGGCGACCTTGTCGGCGGCTCAGGCGCTGATTCGCAAGAACTTCAATGACTTCGATCTGACGACCAGCGAGCGCAATGGCCAGCAGGTTCTGCGTCTGGCGATCACCGAAGCGAAGCTTGCCGAAATTCGCGAATACTCGATCAAGCAGAACCTGACCACCGTGCGCAACCGTGTCAATGAACTCGGGGTTTCCGAGCCGCTGGTTCAGCGTCAGGGCGCCAACCGTATCGTCGTCGAACTCCCGGGTGTGCAGGACACGGCCGAGGCGAAGCGTATCCTCGGCAAGACGGCCAACCTCGAGTTTCGCCTGGCTGCCGAGGCGGATGCGCCGCGCGCGACCACCGAGACCTTCGAGTTTCGCGAGCAGGGGCGTCCGCCCGTGCAGCTGGAGCGTAACCTGATCATCACCGGTGACCAGGTGACCGATGCGCAGGCCAGCTTCGATGAAAATGGCCGCCCGCAGGTCAACATTCGTCTCGATGGTCACGGCGGCGACCTGATGAACCGAGCGACGCGCAGCAACGTTGGTCGCAGCATGGCAGTGATCTTCATCGAGCAACGCCCGACCACCCGCTACGTGAAGCAGATGGTGGATGGCGTCGAGCAGGAGGTTCGCGTCGAGACGTTCCAGGAAGAGAAGAAGATCATCAGCCTGGCGACCATCCAGTCCGCGCTGGGTAGCCAATTCCGCATCACCGGTCTCGATGGGCAGGGCGAGTCGTCCGAGCTGGCGCTACTGCTGCGCGCCGGTGGCCTGGCGGCGCCAATGTACTTTGCGGAGGAGCGCACCATCGGTCCGAGCCTGGGCGCCGAGAACATCGACCTGGGCATCAACGCTGCGTTGTGGGGCTTCCTCTTCGTGGCGGTGTTCATGGTGCTGATCTACAAATTTTTCGGCCTTCTGGCCACGATTGCGTTGCTGTTCAACATGGTGGTGTTGACCGCGCTGATGTCGATGCTGGGTGCAACGCTGACCTTGCCGGGTATCGCCGGGATCGTGCTGACCATGGGTATGGCGGTCGACGCCAACGTGCTGATCTTTTCGCGCATTCGTGAAGAGATCGCCAACGGCATGGCCATTCAGCGGGCAATACATGAAGGCTTCGATCGGGCGTTCTCGGCGATCGTCGACGGCAACCTGACCACGCTGCTGGTAGGGGGCATCCTTTTCGCCATGGGGACAGGGCCGATCAAGGGCTTCGCCGTAACGCTCTCGCTCGGCATCATCACCTCCATGTTCACTGCCATCATCGTGACTCGCGCCATGGTCAACCTGATCTACGGTGGCCGCGATCTCAAGAAATTGTGGATTTAA
- the secF gene encoding protein translocase subunit SecF, which produces MKRVINFMGVRHLAFAMTVVLTLASLASLAVKGLNFGLDFTGGTLIELSYEKPVALDQVRAQLSNADFGAAVVQSFGATTDVLVRMPGDDPMLGERIAEALRSGDDAAAVTVKRVEFVGPAVGEELRDQGGLGMLLALGGILVYVAFRFQWKFGLGAVLSLFHDVILVLGVFSLFQISFDLTVLAAVLAVIGYSLNDTIVIFDRIRENFRVLRKAELLENINISTTQTLLRTLATSVSTLLAVGALMVFGGENLWGFSLALLIGVGAGTYSSVYVAGMLLVWLRLTRDDLIPPVVEEVDELP; this is translated from the coding sequence ATGAAACGCGTAATTAACTTCATGGGCGTGCGTCATCTGGCGTTTGCCATGACCGTCGTGTTGACGCTTGCCTCGCTCGCCAGCCTGGCGGTCAAGGGGCTCAACTTTGGTCTGGATTTCACCGGAGGGACGCTGATCGAGCTGTCCTATGAGAAGCCGGTGGCGTTGGATCAGGTTCGCGCTCAGCTGTCCAATGCCGACTTCGGGGCTGCGGTTGTACAAAGTTTCGGCGCTACGACCGACGTACTGGTGCGAATGCCTGGCGACGACCCCATGCTCGGTGAGCGCATCGCCGAGGCGTTGCGCAGTGGCGACGATGCTGCGGCTGTCACCGTCAAGCGCGTCGAGTTCGTCGGACCTGCCGTGGGCGAGGAGCTGCGTGATCAAGGTGGGTTGGGCATGCTGCTCGCGCTGGGCGGCATCCTCGTCTATGTCGCCTTCCGCTTTCAGTGGAAGTTCGGCTTGGGCGCGGTGCTCTCGCTGTTCCATGACGTGATCCTGGTGTTGGGCGTCTTCTCGCTGTTCCAGATCTCCTTCGACCTCACAGTGCTGGCGGCCGTGCTAGCGGTCATCGGTTACTCGCTCAACGACACCATCGTGATCTTCGACCGGATTCGTGAAAACTTCCGAGTCCTGCGCAAGGCCGAGCTGTTGGAAAACATCAACATTTCCACCACGCAAACCTTGCTGCGTACCCTGGCGACCTCGGTATCCACTCTGCTGGCGGTCGGCGCGCTGATGGTCTTCGGTGGTGAGAACCTGTGGGGCTTCTCGCTGGCGCTGTTGATAGGCGTGGGCGCGGGCACCTACTCGTCGGTGTATGTGGCCGGAATGCTGCTGGTCTGGTTGAGGCTCACGCGCGACGACTTGATCCCGCCTGTTGTCGAGGAAGTCGACGAGCTTCCCTGA
- a CDS encoding glycine zipper 2TM domain-containing protein, whose product MNKSMLVGSVLGAVVVTAGGAFATYTLVDRGPKFAEVLAVEPVKETIKTPREVCREVTVTRQKPVQDSNRIAGTAVGAVVGGLLGNQVGGGNGKKIATVVGAVGGGYAGNQVQGRMQANDTYTTTETRCNTVTDSHDKVVGYDVKYQLNGAVSTVRMDRDPGSQIPLRDGQLVLTQQ is encoded by the coding sequence ATGAACAAGTCGATGCTGGTTGGTAGTGTCCTGGGGGCTGTGGTTGTCACGGCTGGTGGAGCGTTCGCCACCTATACCCTGGTCGATCGGGGACCGAAGTTCGCTGAAGTATTGGCGGTGGAGCCGGTCAAGGAAACCATCAAGACGCCGCGCGAGGTCTGTCGCGAGGTAACCGTGACACGGCAGAAGCCCGTGCAGGATTCCAATCGCATTGCCGGTACCGCCGTGGGCGCGGTAGTCGGCGGTTTGTTAGGGAATCAGGTCGGTGGCGGCAATGGCAAGAAGATCGCCACGGTGGTCGGCGCGGTCGGGGGTGGCTACGCTGGCAATCAGGTGCAAGGCCGTATGCAGGCCAATGACACCTACACCACGACCGAAACCCGCTGCAACACGGTCACCGACAGCCACGACAAAGTGGTTGGCTATGACGTCAAATACCAACTGAATGGTGCCGTCAGTACGGTCCGTATGGATCGGGATCCGGGTAGCCAGATTCCACTTCGCGATGGCCAGCTGGTGCTGACTCAGCAGTAA
- the yajC gene encoding preprotein translocase subunit YajC, translating to MSFLIPAAYAQEAAAGPAGSGFEWLFLVGFLVIFYLMIWRPQAKRAKEHKNLIGGLQKGDEVVTSGGIAGKVTKVSDDFVVIEVSDSVELKFQKVAIAATLPKGTLKAI from the coding sequence ATGAGCTTTCTGATTCCCGCCGCCTACGCCCAAGAGGCTGCCGCCGGTCCCGCTGGTAGCGGTTTCGAGTGGCTGTTTCTGGTCGGCTTCCTGGTCATCTTCTATCTGATGATCTGGCGTCCGCAGGCCAAGCGTGCCAAGGAGCACAAGAATCTGATCGGCGGCCTGCAGAAGGGTGACGAAGTGGTCACCTCCGGCGGTATCGCCGGCAAGGTCACCAAGGTTTCGGATGACTTCGTCGTGATCGAGGTTTCCGATTCGGTGGAGCTGAAGTTCCAGAAAGTGGCGATCGCCGCAACGCTGCCTAAGGGCACGTTGAAAGCCATCTGA